In Deinococcus psychrotolerans, a genomic segment contains:
- a CDS encoding HAD-IA family hydrolase gives MTKLKAVLFDRDDTLSVMDASVYHQAAEWAAEQFGLEAHSVLGVMQRHWETEFGGWWALRSLGDEQVFWQDYAARLAAGLGLRAEQGTALVAQFPYHAFMKPAPQARRVLLELRRRGLKTGVLSNTLPDIWPTLQAIGVADVVDVALSSCLLGVHKPEAEVFLLAAQALEAEPAAVLFLDDKLENVSAARAVGMRAELVDLSGQAEGAIWELEGVLALV, from the coding sequence GTGACGAAGCTCAAAGCCGTTCTCTTTGACCGCGACGACACCCTCAGCGTGATGGACGCCTCGGTGTACCACCAGGCCGCCGAGTGGGCCGCCGAGCAGTTTGGCTTGGAGGCCCACTCGGTTCTCGGCGTCATGCAGCGGCACTGGGAAACCGAGTTCGGCGGTTGGTGGGCGCTGCGCAGCCTCGGCGATGAGCAGGTCTTTTGGCAAGACTACGCGGCGCGGTTGGCGGCGGGGCTAGGCCTACGGGCCGAACAAGGAACGGCGCTGGTGGCGCAGTTTCCCTATCACGCTTTCATGAAGCCCGCGCCACAGGCCCGGAGGGTGCTGCTGGAGCTGCGGCGGCGCGGCCTGAAAACCGGGGTGCTGAGCAACACTTTGCCCGACATCTGGCCCACCTTGCAGGCGATTGGGGTGGCCGACGTGGTGGACGTGGCGCTGAGCAGTTGCTTGCTGGGCGTCCACAAGCCCGAGGCCGAAGTGTTTTTGCTGGCGGCTCAGGCACTGGAGGCAGAGCCGGCGGCGGTGTTGTTTTTGGATGACAAGCTGGAAAATGTCTCGGCGGCGCGGGCGGTGGGCATGCGGGCCGAGCTGGTGGACTTGAGCGGTCAGGCGGAGGGGGCGATTTGGGAGTTGGAAGGGGTATTGGCGTTGGTGTGA
- the asnS gene encoding asparagine--tRNA ligase codes for MTSIRELPQLIGQSVTLDAWLTDKSGKGKLQFLKLRDGSGFVQATVFKPEVSEEVFEVAKHLTQESSLRLTGVVRADERSPSGVELSVSNLEVVGGSGEYPITPKEHGIEFLQDHRHLWLRHRRPWAILRIRDAVERGIVDFFAGEDFIRFDAPFFTPNAAEDSTELFEIDLFGENKAFLSQTGQLHAEAGALAFGKVYTFGPTFRAEKSKTRRHLLEFWMIEPEVAPSTHIDNMALQERMVSFLVRRVLEQCGEELTLLGRDTEKLRPAAEGNFPRVSYTQALELIRETLASGELPPNVSPETQPVEWGDDLGAPHETIVGSKFDRPVIIEKYPAAIKAFYMQPDPEDPRLALCDDMIAPEGYGEIIGGSQRIHDYQLLKKRIDEQGLPLDAFEWYLDLRRYGSVPHAGYGMGLERFVAWVCGIDHIREAIAFPRMLTRMYP; via the coding sequence ATGACCTCTATTCGTGAACTTCCTCAATTGATCGGCCAGAGCGTGACTCTTGACGCCTGGCTGACCGATAAGAGCGGCAAAGGTAAATTGCAGTTTCTCAAGCTGCGCGACGGCAGCGGTTTTGTGCAGGCCACCGTGTTTAAGCCTGAGGTCAGCGAAGAGGTGTTTGAAGTCGCCAAACACCTGACGCAGGAAAGCAGCCTGCGCCTGACCGGAGTGGTGCGGGCCGACGAGCGCTCACCCAGCGGGGTCGAGCTTTCGGTCAGCAACTTGGAAGTGGTGGGCGGCTCCGGCGAGTACCCGATCACCCCCAAAGAACACGGCATCGAGTTTTTACAAGACCACCGCCACCTCTGGCTGCGTCACCGCCGTCCCTGGGCCATTTTGCGCATTCGTGACGCCGTCGAGCGCGGCATCGTGGACTTTTTTGCGGGTGAGGACTTTATCCGCTTCGACGCGCCGTTTTTTACGCCCAATGCCGCCGAGGACTCCACCGAGCTTTTTGAGATCGATCTGTTCGGTGAAAACAAAGCCTTCCTTTCGCAGACTGGGCAGCTTCACGCTGAGGCTGGAGCGCTGGCCTTCGGCAAGGTCTACACCTTCGGGCCAACCTTCAGGGCCGAGAAATCCAAGACGCGGCGGCACCTGCTCGAATTTTGGATGATCGAGCCGGAAGTGGCTCCTAGTACCCATATAGACAACATGGCGCTGCAAGAGCGGATGGTCAGCTTTCTGGTGCGCCGCGTGCTGGAGCAGTGCGGCGAGGAACTGACCTTGCTTGGGCGCGACACCGAGAAGCTGAGGCCCGCCGCCGAAGGCAACTTCCCCCGCGTGAGTTACACGCAGGCGCTGGAGCTGATCCGTGAGACGTTGGCCTCCGGCGAGTTGCCGCCCAATGTTTCACCGGAAACCCAGCCGGTCGAGTGGGGCGACGATCTAGGAGCGCCGCATGAAACCATCGTCGGCTCCAAGTTTGACCGGCCCGTCATCATCGAGAAGTATCCGGCGGCAATCAAGGCTTTTTACATGCAGCCTGACCCGGAAGACCCGCGCCTGGCCCTGTGCGACGACATGATTGCCCCGGAAGGCTACGGCGAAATCATTGGCGGCTCTCAGCGCATTCACGACTACCAGTTGCTCAAAAAGCGCATCGACGAGCAGGGCTTGCCGCTCGACGCGTTTGAATGGTACTTGGATCTGCGCCGCTACGGCAGCGTGCCGCACGCCGGCTACGGCATGGGCCTGGAGCGCTTCGTGGCTTGGGTGTGCGGCATCGATCACATCCGCGAGGCGATCGCCTTTCCGAGAATGCTTACGCGGATGTATCCGTAA
- a CDS encoding septal ring lytic transglycosylase RlpA family protein produces the protein MIFKKVVLKAGLSLVLASASLALAVPGQAVYYGGKYNPHTRMTAAHRTLPFGSWVRVTLRNGHSVDVLINDRGPFGNSRRIIDLSRTAAARLGILSQGVAAVDVRVLKYGRR, from the coding sequence TTGATCTTCAAGAAAGTGGTGCTTAAAGCAGGACTCAGTCTGGTCTTGGCGTCCGCTTCTTTGGCGCTGGCGGTGCCGGGGCAAGCCGTCTATTACGGTGGCAAATACAATCCGCATACCCGCATGACCGCCGCCCACCGCACCTTGCCATTTGGTTCTTGGGTGCGGGTCACGCTCAGAAACGGGCACAGCGTGGACGTGCTGATCAATGACCGGGGGCCGTTCGGCAACAGCCGCCGGATTATCGATTTGTCGCGCACGGCGGCGGCCAGGCTGGGGATTCTCTCGCAGGGCGTAGCGGCGGTGGACGTGCGGGTGCTGAAGTACGGGCGGCGGTAA
- a CDS encoding Gfo/Idh/MocA family protein yields the protein MSSAGKTKVAIIGCGNRGADVYARHLTAQGAEITHLVETRPSRLLEVAARCGVDQQRQFSDWNAFFKLGKVADAVVIATPDHQHLEPCLAALALGYQVLLEKPVCLSEAELETLLAAEAASSGQVTVCHVLRTTPFFQAVAEVVRSGRLGQLVGITLSENVAWWHYAHSFVRGNWRRSPPTAPFVLAKSVHDLDVLRWLAASAPVRVESQGGLHHFRPENRPVGAADRCVDCAVACPFDARQIYRSRPVDQWPVTVLTAGGLSLEEALESGPYGECVYLGLNTVADHQTVSVTFESGVTAQLTSSAFTHNNTRTLKLLGSHGELRGQMERGEVEVYDFVSGAVSLVRVDASGNHGGGDTGLVSAWLAFLRGESGVPTPLTESLDSHRMAFWAERSRTGP from the coding sequence GTGAGCAGCGCTGGCAAAACCAAGGTGGCCATCATCGGCTGCGGCAACCGGGGCGCAGACGTCTATGCACGCCACTTGACGGCGCAGGGCGCGGAAATCACCCATCTGGTGGAGACCCGCCCCAGTCGGCTTTTGGAAGTCGCGGCCCGCTGCGGCGTGGATCAGCAGCGGCAGTTCAGCGATTGGAACGCCTTTTTCAAGCTGGGCAAAGTCGCCGACGCGGTGGTGATCGCCACGCCGGATCATCAGCATCTGGAGCCGTGCTTGGCGGCGCTGGCCCTCGGTTACCAAGTCCTGCTCGAAAAGCCGGTGTGTCTCAGCGAAGCGGAGTTGGAGACTTTACTCGCCGCCGAGGCCGCCAGTAGCGGACAGGTCACGGTCTGCCACGTGCTGCGAACCACGCCATTTTTTCAGGCGGTGGCTGAAGTGGTGCGCAGCGGACGGCTGGGACAACTCGTCGGCATCACCTTATCGGAAAACGTGGCTTGGTGGCACTACGCCCACTCGTTCGTGCGCGGCAATTGGCGGCGCTCACCGCCCACTGCGCCGTTTGTCTTGGCCAAAAGCGTGCATGACCTGGACGTGCTGCGCTGGCTGGCCGCCTCCGCGCCGGTGCGGGTGGAGTCTCAAGGCGGCCTGCACCACTTCCGGCCCGAGAACCGACCTGTGGGCGCGGCAGACCGCTGCGTAGACTGCGCGGTGGCCTGCCCCTTCGACGCCCGGCAGATTTACCGCTCCCGGCCCGTGGATCAGTGGCCGGTCACAGTGCTGACGGCGGGCGGGCTGAGCTTGGAAGAAGCGCTGGAGAGTGGGCCATACGGCGAGTGCGTGTATTTGGGCCTCAACACTGTCGCCGACCACCAAACCGTGAGCGTCACCTTTGAAAGTGGCGTAACGGCGCAGCTGACTTCCAGCGCCTTTACCCACAACAACACCCGGACGCTCAAGCTGCTCGGCTCTCACGGCGAACTGCGCGGGCAGATGGAGCGCGGCGAAGTGGAAGTTTACGATTTTGTCAGCGGCGCGGTGAGCCTAGTTCGGGTAGACGCCAGCGGCAATCACGGTGGCGGCGACACTGGCCTGGTCAGCGCTTGGCTGGCGTTTTTGCGCGGCGAGTCAGGCGTGCCCACGCCGCTTACCGAGTCACTGGATTCCCACCGGATGGCCTTCTGGGCCGAGCGCTCGAGGACAGGGCCATAA
- a CDS encoding C40 family peptidase, whose translation MSELDSRIHAYDEVGRLAELSLLGRLDTSFRFVEPVAARCGAARLSLRARPDAHSPQVSEALPGEALEVIVRRPDGWAWLRTLHDGYLGFARVEGLAEQSPGAALQRPPLKITALRGHVYAQPSIKAQKVAEVCLGAELAGGSDEMVSEGGRQWLAVEGGFVQAVCAEPLSDTDSAALALRFVDTPYVWGGRSAWGLDCSGLSQLVYAAFGRGLPRDADQQQAALRPVDTAQRGDLAFFDGHVGVMLGGERMVHANATQMAVSVETLGEGEYGKRLKAGLLGFGRWPV comes from the coding sequence GTGAGCGAACTGGACAGCCGGATTCACGCTTATGACGAAGTGGGCCGGCTCGCCGAACTTTCACTGCTGGGAAGGCTGGACACTTCGTTCCGGTTCGTGGAGCCGGTGGCGGCCCGCTGCGGCGCGGCGCGGCTGAGCCTGCGGGCCCGACCTGACGCCCACAGCCCGCAGGTCAGCGAAGCGCTGCCGGGCGAGGCGCTGGAGGTCATTGTGCGGCGGCCTGACGGCTGGGCGTGGCTCAGAACCTTGCACGACGGCTATCTGGGCTTTGCGCGGGTGGAGGGCTTGGCGGAGCAGTCTCCAGGAGCGGCGCTGCAAAGACCGCCGCTCAAGATCACGGCGCTGCGCGGGCACGTCTACGCCCAGCCGAGCATCAAAGCCCAGAAAGTGGCAGAGGTGTGCTTGGGCGCGGAGTTGGCGGGCGGCAGCGACGAAATGGTGAGCGAGGGCGGGCGGCAGTGGCTCGCTGTGGAGGGCGGCTTCGTACAGGCCGTCTGTGCTGAGCCGCTGTCAGACACGGACTCGGCGGCGCTGGCGCTGAGATTTGTGGACACGCCGTATGTCTGGGGCGGGCGCAGCGCCTGGGGGCTGGATTGTTCGGGCCTGAGCCAACTGGTGTACGCCGCCTTTGGGCGCGGCCTGCCGCGTGACGCCGATCAGCAGCAGGCCGCTTTGAGGCCCGTCGACACGGCGCAGCGCGGCGACCTGGCATTTTTTGACGGACACGTCGGCGTGATGCTCGGCGGCGAGCGGATGGTTCACGCCAACGCCACGCAGATGGCCGTCAGCGTGGAAACGTTGGGCGAGGGCGAGTACGGCAAACGGCTGAAGGCGGGCTTGCTGGGATTCGGGCGGTGGCCCGTGTGA
- a CDS encoding aspartate kinase — MPEQPSLLVMKFGGTNMGDAAAIRHSAYLSQRSSKEGVKVVVVVSAMAGVTNQLLGIAEAAEKGDIALANDQIAGLRTRHFTAAQDLGAAPDSGVVREIRELLETLRQAVYGVYLLRELTPRSRDLIVAFGERLSAPLMALGLSSLGARAHHLTGGQAGIVTDSHFGSARPLSTAAGRIRDRLSGLLDAGLTPVIAGFMGETEKGAITTLGRGGTDFSATIVGAALHADEVWAWKDVDGVMSADPRSVMGAQNIAQLSYGEVMELAYFGAKVLHPLAVTPLQEAGIPLRVKSAADPDFAGTLVTSEAQTDGQHPVKAVTAIRGVSIINVSGAGILGVPDVVADLFAALARENITLLMVSQSSSMSNVSLVILGSDEEHTLAALTPPMGGRHLQVDVQRGVAVLAIVGAGMRGTKGVSAKLFSALANADINILMISQGSSELNISVAIEGADVEHATRTVHSAFGLDAEPVADKPGTDTR; from the coding sequence ATGCCTGAACAGCCCTCACTCCTCGTCATGAAATTCGGCGGCACCAATATGGGCGACGCCGCCGCCATTCGCCACTCGGCGTACCTCTCGCAGCGTAGCTCCAAAGAAGGCGTCAAGGTGGTGGTGGTGGTTTCGGCGATGGCGGGCGTGACCAATCAACTGCTCGGGATCGCCGAAGCCGCTGAAAAAGGCGACATCGCACTGGCCAACGACCAGATCGCGGGCCTCAGAACCCGCCACTTCACGGCGGCCCAAGACCTCGGCGCGGCTCCCGACAGCGGGGTGGTGCGCGAAATCCGTGAACTGCTCGAAACCCTGCGCCAAGCCGTCTACGGCGTGTACTTGCTGCGCGAACTCACCCCGCGCAGCCGCGACCTGATCGTGGCCTTCGGCGAGCGTTTGTCGGCTCCGCTGATGGCGCTGGGGCTGAGCAGCCTGGGGGCGCGGGCCCATCACCTGACCGGTGGGCAAGCCGGCATCGTCACCGACAGCCATTTTGGCAGCGCCCGCCCGCTCAGCACGGCGGCGGGGCGCATCCGTGACCGGCTCAGTGGGCTGCTCGACGCTGGCCTGACGCCGGTGATTGCGGGTTTTATGGGCGAAACCGAAAAAGGAGCCATCACCACGCTGGGGCGCGGCGGCACCGACTTTTCAGCGACCATTGTGGGCGCAGCACTCCACGCTGACGAGGTCTGGGCCTGGAAAGACGTGGACGGAGTGATGTCGGCCGATCCCAGAAGCGTGATGGGCGCACAAAACATCGCCCAGCTCAGCTACGGCGAGGTGATGGAGCTGGCTTACTTCGGAGCCAAGGTGCTGCACCCGCTGGCGGTTACGCCGCTGCAAGAAGCGGGCATTCCGCTGAGGGTCAAAAGCGCCGCCGACCCTGACTTTGCCGGCACCTTGGTCACCAGCGAGGCCCAAACCGACGGCCAGCACCCGGTCAAGGCGGTCACGGCCATTCGCGGGGTCAGCATCATCAACGTCTCCGGCGCGGGCATTTTGGGTGTGCCGGACGTGGTGGCCGACCTCTTCGCGGCGCTGGCCAGAGAAAACATCACTCTGCTGATGGTTTCGCAGTCGAGCAGCATGAGCAACGTTTCGCTGGTGATTTTGGGCAGCGACGAGGAGCACACGCTGGCGGCCCTGACCCCGCCGATGGGCGGCAGGCACCTGCAAGTGGACGTGCAGCGCGGCGTGGCGGTGCTGGCCATTGTAGGCGCGGGAATGCGCGGCACCAAGGGCGTTTCGGCCAAGCTGTTCAGCGCCCTTGCGAACGCTGACATCAATATCTTGATGATCTCGCAGGGGTCGAGCGAGCTGAATATCAGCGTGGCGATCGAAGGCGCGGACGTAGAACACGCCACCCGCACCGTACACAGCGCTTTTGGCCTGGACGCTGAGCCTGTTGCCGACAAACCTGGCACTGACACGCGCTGA
- a CDS encoding Nramp family divalent metal transporter, giving the protein MTSKGSGWRKESSGESLSDVARINVDYSQPAWKRFLSFLGPGALVAVGYMDPGNWATSIAGGSAYGYTLLSMVLISSLMAIYLQALSARLGIATGRDLAQACRDHFSKPAAIMLWLSAEVAIIATDLAEVIGTAIALNLLFGLPLIIGVCLTVADVLLILLLQNKGFKYIEALVITLIATIAVAFLFEMIFSKPELAPLLGGLLPSKQLLDPAVLYVGIGILGATVMPHNLYLHSAIVNTRGYRRDQEGKREAIKFATWDSSIALTFAFFINASILILAAAAFHFAGRTDIAEIQDAYKLLSPMLGAGAASILFAVALLASGQNSTLTGTLTGQIVMEGFVNIRLKPWVRRLVTRLIAIIPTVAVVLIYGEKGTGSLLILSQVVLSMQLSFAVVPLMMFTTDKRKMGEFAVNPFWKWVGWFITALIIGLNVFLLEQTFFPPA; this is encoded by the coding sequence GTGACCTCTAAAGGCAGTGGCTGGCGCAAGGAAAGTTCGGGCGAGTCCTTAAGTGACGTTGCCCGCATCAACGTGGATTACAGCCAGCCCGCCTGGAAGCGCTTTCTGTCTTTTCTGGGGCCAGGGGCGCTGGTGGCGGTAGGCTATATGGATCCCGGCAACTGGGCCACCTCCATTGCGGGCGGCAGCGCCTACGGCTACACCCTGCTGAGCATGGTGCTCATTTCCTCATTGATGGCGATTTACTTGCAGGCCCTCTCGGCCCGCCTGGGCATTGCCACTGGGCGCGATTTGGCGCAGGCCTGCCGCGACCATTTCAGCAAACCCGCCGCCATCATGCTATGGCTCTCAGCGGAAGTGGCCATTATCGCCACCGACCTGGCCGAAGTCATCGGCACCGCCATTGCCCTGAACCTGCTCTTCGGTTTGCCGCTGATCATTGGCGTGTGTCTGACGGTGGCCGACGTGCTGCTGATCTTGCTGCTGCAAAATAAGGGTTTCAAGTACATCGAAGCGCTGGTCATCACCTTGATTGCCACAATCGCCGTGGCCTTCTTGTTCGAGATGATCTTCTCCAAGCCTGAGCTTGCGCCGTTGCTGGGCGGTCTGTTGCCTTCCAAGCAGCTGCTCGACCCCGCCGTGCTCTACGTCGGCATCGGTATTTTGGGCGCGACGGTGATGCCGCACAACTTGTACCTGCACTCGGCCATCGTCAATACGCGCGGCTACAGGCGTGACCAGGAAGGCAAGCGCGAAGCCATCAAGTTCGCCACCTGGGACTCGAGCATCGCCTTGACGTTCGCTTTTTTCATCAACGCCTCGATCCTGATTCTGGCCGCCGCTGCTTTCCACTTTGCCGGGCGCACCGACATCGCAGAGATTCAGGACGCTTACAAACTGCTTTCGCCAATGCTGGGGGCGGGCGCGGCCAGCATTTTGTTTGCGGTGGCGCTGCTGGCCTCAGGGCAGAACAGCACCCTGACCGGCACCCTGACCGGGCAGATCGTCATGGAGGGTTTTGTCAACATCCGGCTCAAACCGTGGGTACGGCGGCTGGTGACGCGGCTGATCGCCATCATCCCCACCGTCGCGGTGGTGCTGATCTACGGCGAAAAAGGCACCGGCAGCTTGCTGATCCTCTCGCAGGTGGTGCTTTCGATGCAGCTCTCGTTCGCGGTGGTGCCGCTGATGATGTTCACGACCGACAAACGCAAAATGGGCGAGTTCGCGGTCAATCCATTCTGGAAATGGGTCGGCTGGTTTATTACTGCTCTGATTATCGGCCTGAACGTGTTCTTGCTGGAACAGACCTTCTTTCCGCCGGCCTGA
- a CDS encoding alpha-amylase family glycosyl hydrolase: MAKCSFPLLAFLSAALLSPASAASLSAASFAGQVIYQVMPDRFFNGDPSNDGDADLANPRAWHGGDLAGLTSKLSYLTDLGVSAVWLTPIDQQQTGRSFDTDAYHGYWPADFRKVDSHFGTQAQWETLVKAAHAGGFKVVLDQVINHFGYLAPAVQAQPSWFHTQADCDKATDKDVVCPLAGLPDLRQEDPAVKDFLFQNDAYWRGQGVDAFRYDAIKNVPQDFLTALLARDRAAETWTLGEYYGADALSLAQYQQAGFDSLFDFQLQDAMKASVMGGSGLSRVASALDALSSVPKPDEVALFLDNHDLPRFAQGSLFEDTGIQRTKYGLRALMTLRGVPVIWQGTEIAMRGGADPDNRRDMRFENQWTPAEKQVFEVTKNAIKVRRASAALSLGTQTRLNLPDSLSGNLMVLLREDKKSGQRVLVVWHSGDGRANYSVKTSLAPQALTRGLFLDPGETLSSAKMSVSGGYLHLSLPPKTAAAFILGKL; the protein is encoded by the coding sequence ATGGCCAAATGCTCTTTCCCCCTCCTCGCTTTCCTGAGTGCCGCGCTGCTCTCCCCTGCTTCGGCAGCGTCACTTTCGGCGGCGTCATTTGCCGGACAAGTCATTTACCAGGTGATGCCCGACCGCTTTTTTAACGGCGACCCGAGCAATGATGGCGATGCGGATCTCGCAAACCCCCGGGCGTGGCACGGCGGAGATTTGGCGGGCTTGACCAGCAAGCTGAGTTACCTGACTGACCTCGGGGTCTCGGCGGTGTGGCTGACGCCTATTGATCAGCAGCAAACGGGCCGCAGCTTTGACACCGACGCTTATCACGGCTACTGGCCCGCCGATTTCAGGAAGGTGGACTCGCATTTCGGCACGCAGGCGCAGTGGGAAACCTTGGTCAAGGCGGCGCACGCGGGCGGCTTTAAGGTGGTGCTGGATCAGGTCATCAACCACTTCGGGTACTTGGCCCCTGCCGTGCAGGCCCAGCCGAGCTGGTTTCACACGCAGGCCGACTGTGACAAGGCGACCGACAAAGACGTGGTCTGTCCGCTGGCCGGACTACCGGATTTGCGGCAAGAAGACCCGGCCGTAAAGGACTTTTTGTTTCAAAATGACGCGTACTGGCGCGGTCAGGGCGTGGACGCCTTCCGTTACGACGCCATCAAGAATGTGCCGCAGGACTTTTTGACGGCGCTGCTGGCTCGCGACAGAGCGGCGGAAACGTGGACGCTCGGCGAGTATTACGGAGCCGACGCGCTGAGTCTTGCCCAGTATCAACAAGCCGGATTTGACAGCTTGTTCGACTTCCAACTTCAAGACGCCATGAAGGCCAGCGTCATGGGCGGCAGCGGGCTGAGCCGGGTGGCCAGTGCCCTCGACGCCCTGAGCAGCGTGCCCAAGCCGGATGAGGTGGCGCTATTTTTGGACAACCACGATTTGCCACGTTTCGCGCAGGGCAGCTTGTTTGAAGACACCGGCATTCAGCGCACCAAGTACGGGCTGCGGGCGCTGATGACCTTGCGCGGCGTGCCGGTGATCTGGCAGGGCACCGAGATCGCCATGCGCGGCGGCGCAGACCCCGACAACCGCCGCGATATGCGTTTTGAAAACCAGTGGACGCCGGCCGAGAAACAGGTTTTTGAAGTCACGAAAAACGCCATCAAGGTGCGGCGTGCCTCGGCAGCACTTTCGCTGGGAACACAGACGCGCCTGAATCTCCCGGACAGCCTCAGCGGAAATCTGATGGTGCTGCTGCGCGAAGACAAAAAGAGCGGGCAAAGGGTGCTGGTGGTTTGGCACAGCGGCGACGGGCGGGCCAACTACTCGGTCAAGACTTCGCTGGCCCCTCAAGCGCTGACGCGGGGACTGTTTCTCGATCCGGGTGAAACGCTCAGCAGCGCCAAGATGAGCGTTTCAGGCGGGTACTTGCACCTGAGTTTGCCGCCCAAGACGGCGGCGGCGTTCATACTGGGGAAACTGTGA
- a CDS encoding dipeptidase: protein MWIDGHLDLAYNASLGRDLTLGLGALRACDPVEGQTATVSFEELRRAGVGLCLGTLFAAPQTNDHAGYTDWRGARAQAISQLEQYQRWQDGGFIRLLGSGAEISAHAAKYDQHPGDPAASPLGVVLLMEGADPLRDVDDLPFWHKEGVRAIGLSWGKTRFAGGTAAAGPLTERGRELLAGMRELGVAQDLSHLDEQAFFEAVELQPRCFASHSNSRAVLKLGSAEGNRHLSDEMARAIGERGGIIGLVLVDSFLKGGWTLGDPRVELQQVLRHAERYAELIGWDKVGLGSDLDGGFGNEKTPLGIDQASDLGRLAEVFPDEARDGVMGGNWLRWLGANL from the coding sequence ATGTGGATTGATGGACATTTGGATTTGGCGTACAACGCTTCACTGGGACGGGATTTGACGTTGGGACTCGGGGCACTGCGGGCGTGCGATCCGGTGGAGGGACAGACCGCCACCGTCAGCTTTGAGGAGCTGCGGCGGGCTGGTGTGGGGCTGTGTTTGGGCACGCTGTTTGCCGCGCCGCAGACCAATGACCACGCCGGCTACACCGATTGGCGCGGAGCGCGGGCGCAGGCCATCAGCCAGTTGGAGCAGTACCAGCGCTGGCAAGACGGGGGATTTATTCGGCTGCTGGGCAGCGGAGCCGAGATTTCGGCGCACGCCGCGAAGTATGACCAACACCCGGGCGATCCGGCGGCTTCCCCGCTGGGCGTGGTGCTGCTGATGGAAGGCGCTGATCCGCTGCGCGACGTGGACGACTTGCCGTTTTGGCATAAGGAGGGCGTGCGGGCCATCGGGCTAAGCTGGGGCAAAACGCGCTTCGCGGGCGGCACGGCGGCGGCTGGGCCACTCACCGAGCGCGGGCGCGAGCTGCTCGCCGGCATGCGCGAACTCGGGGTGGCTCAGGATTTATCACACCTCGATGAGCAGGCTTTTTTTGAGGCTGTAGAACTCCAACCGCGCTGCTTTGCTTCACACAGCAACAGCCGAGCGGTCTTGAAGCTCGGTTCGGCGGAGGGCAACCGGCACCTCAGCGACGAGATGGCCCGCGCCATCGGAGAGCGCGGCGGGATCATCGGGCTGGTGCTGGTCGACAGCTTCCTGAAAGGCGGCTGGACGCTGGGCGACCCGCGTGTGGAGTTGCAGCAGGTGCTGCGCCACGCCGAGCGGTACGCTGAGCTGATCGGCTGGGACAAAGTCGGGCTGGGCAGCGACCTCGACGGCGGCTTCGGCAACGAGAAAACGCCGCTGGGGATTGATCAGGCCAGCGACTTGGGACGCTTGGCCGAGGTGTTTCCGGATGAAGCGCGGGACGGCGTGATGGGCGGCAACTGGCTGAGGTGGCTGGGGGCCAACCTGTGA
- a CDS encoding YbjN domain-containing protein, whose protein sequence is MTETALLTLETIAKYLKEREVQLDMEENNGQRFIRMGWRFEMGDAAVLVSVNDGPNNTSRLEVTCVTQKTYAERKDEIMGILNERNRERAFARSIDTDGNVWLEYVGFYPTLTEMPQETFDTLFGGVLMHFQDDYAFLEGVQITQPQPQA, encoded by the coding sequence ATGACCGAAACTGCATTGCTCACGCTGGAAACCATCGCCAAGTACCTCAAGGAGCGCGAAGTCCAGCTGGATATGGAAGAAAACAATGGCCAGCGCTTTATCCGCATGGGCTGGCGCTTTGAGATGGGCGACGCCGCTGTACTCGTCAGCGTCAACGACGGCCCCAACAACACCTCGCGCTTGGAGGTCACCTGCGTCACCCAGAAGACCTACGCCGAGCGCAAAGACGAAATCATGGGCATTCTCAACGAGCGCAACCGTGAACGCGCTTTTGCCCGCAGCATCGACACCGATGGCAACGTCTGGCTCGAATACGTCGGCTTTTACCCCACGCTGACCGAAATGCCCCAGGAAACCTTCGACACCCTCTTCGGCGGCGTGCTGATGCACTTCCAAGACGACTACGCGTTCCTCGAAGGCGTGCAGATCACCCAGCCCCAGCCGCAAGCTTAA